TTTCGATTTTTTAGATATTAGGTACATTAGTTTTGTATTACACATTACGAAGTCATGTCAAACAGAATTAAACTAATTTTCTGCaatcatacaaaaaaactaaaactcttGAAATAATAcggcaatatttttcaaaaaattgtgggctaacctcTTGGCGAAAAAAGTGTTATTTTCAGAATTATGTCCCACcgaatcgagatacacatcgaaagaaaggtatttaatgCCCTACtcccaactgcaaaccaaaaggtTTTGTGAGCTCTTGTTTCGGAAACATTAGCGAAAATAAACGTTTTGAAAATCttgtacatttttgttgacaaaaacatacaaaaatattactaaaattttataacaatatggatttctactaaaatattttgacatcgACCAAATTTATTGGCGGAATACATTGCCTGAGTCTCATAAGACTGAGACCCATTGTAACCAATACCTTATTTcgttcataaaatatttgagacgaaaataatattcaatagTATCAAGTTTAAGtagtgttttagttttattagcGTTTTTGTGGACATATGCGGATATACTGTCGTTAAACATTTACTACAGAATAATATGTTTATAGTACCTTTTTATATCAACTGCAATAACTGGATCGAAGATGCTGAAGAATTAAATAATGTACTATTTCACTTATCGAGTAAAAACGTAATGGTAATTGGAGATTTAAACGCAAGGATAGGAAACATGCAGACGGCAACTACTGTCTTACAAGAAACAAACCTTAGCAACATTTATAACAACCGCACATCCAAAGATACCGTCTACAATCAAAATGGAACAAAACTTCTTGATATTCTTCAAAACTATGATTTATGTATTCTAAATGGTTGTACCGAAGGGGATCGAGAAGGTCATTATACTTTCATTGGAGGTCAAGGCAAATCTGTGATAGACTATTGTGCAGTAAATAACGACTGGGTAGATCTTATAACCAAGTTTGaagttcaaacaaaaacttattccGATCATTTACCTATAGTTATTGAATGGACTAATAATGCTATAAGAAACGAAAAAACTCTTAATTTGCTCCCAAGAATGAactggaaaatacaaaaaataaatatataccatGAAGCTAtagacaactttttttcaaatacggTGTTGAACACAGAGTCGGTAGAAGAATACTCTTCGCAAGTAATATCATGCATTAGGAGTTCTTCTTCAATTAAAATGACAACTGGAGAAAAATTTTACAAGCAAAAGTGGTTTGACTCCGAATGCTCGAAGTTCCGTAAGAAATCCTTTGCTCTATTACACGCATGGAGAGAAACAGATTCCGAAGTTTTAAAGAAATGGTATGCTGAAGCCAACAcctcttataaaaatatgtgtcGTGTGAAGAAAATCAACTGGGAAAACAACAAAGCTATTCAActtgcaaatattaaaaactcaaaagaatTCTGGAAAGCAACAAAAGAGATAAAtggttctaaatttaaaataggtaCAGGCGTTTCTGCAGCACACCTATCACTGTACTTTCAAACTCTACTTCGTGATCAAAGAAACATAACCTTTTTAACTGCCGAACCTCTTATCGTCGATGATATTCTGGATTGTGAAATCTCTTTGGtggaaattgaaaatgtcttaaaaaaatcaaaaaatggaaaGGCACCGGGAGAAGATGGTATCCcgtacgaattttttaaaaatgctacgcCAGTATTTCTGTTGCacctcaaaaaattgtatgacaacattttttcgaactctattgtaccaaaatcttttaaaaactctgTAATCTTccccatacacaaaaaaggcgcTTTAGATAAAGCCGAAAACTACCGTGGCATATCATTTATGAACACCATTGGCAAACTCTTTTGTGGAATTCTAGTCGCTAGACTTGAAAAATGGATTGATGAAAACAACACCATGACCGAACTACAGGCAGGATTCAGAAAAAACTACTCGACTATCGACCACATTTTTAGTCTAACTGCAATAGTGAAAGGTTTTCAAGCGAGAAACAAAAAGGTGTACgcactttttgtagattttaaggcGGCTTTCGATCTCATTCATAGAAACGCGCTTTTGTACAAGTTATCGCAAATCGGACTTTCTACCAAATTCATTCAGATCATCAAAGAAATGTATTGTGGAACTAATGCTGCTGTTTGGGATGGAAACAATATATCGGATTGGTTTGAAACAGATAGTGGTGTGAAGCAGGGATGCCCACTTAGTGCATtgttatttgcactttttataaaCGATGTTGTGACTGAACTACCTGGTGGAATCAGAATTGCAGGCACCATAGTAAATGTTCTTTTGTACGCCGATGATTTGGTAATTTTATCTGAAAATCCGCAAAATCTACAATTGATGATAAACCGCCTTGTTTCATTCTGTGAGAAGTGGGGACTTATCATTAACACAGATAAATCGAAGGTAATGgttttctcaagaaataatCGGGGTAACCCAACACAAAACTATAATTGGTTCTTGGGAACTAACCGTCTTGATGTTGTGAGAGAATATACTTATTTGGGAGTAATGCTTAATACAACACTTGATTTCAAAacacattttgaagaaaaaactaaaacttgccAGAAACTTATAAACTCTACTTGGAAtaatgttttgttcaatgaacaCGTTAGTCTGTCAACAAAGTACAAAATCTTTGATTCAGTCGTTAAATCGACATTGTGTTACGCTGCAGAAGTATGGGGAACTGATGAATTTGAAGAAATGGAAAAGCTGCAAAgaagtttcatcaaaaaattgttcaacctACCAATAAAAACTCCAAATTATGCTATTTACTTAGAAACAGGTTTACCCAAAATTTTTACTAGTACTCTTAAAACACAAGCCGACTATATTCTAAAAGTACTCGACTTCCCCGAATCACGACTCGTATGGAAAATGCTACAGTATGAAATCCGAAATAAAGATTGGTGGATGGAGAAATGGCGAAATCTTGGCGAAGTCTATGGAGAAAATACCAACATAATTCCCGGCGATAGAATAACAATAAAAGATCGGTTGTATCGTACAAtacaaaagtttgaagataatcaGAGAGCGTTGCTTGTAGCGGAAGCCCAGCAGTCGGATAGCAGATTCTTGTACTCAAAACTCAACTATAATCTAGAAGCTGATAACTATTTTTGTGATTCGCATAGTTACCAACAAAtctctttaatatttaaaactagatGCGAGGTCCTTGGGCTAAACGGTGCACCATATAATGGAAGTTTTGATCGGTTTTGCACATTGTGTAACCTCAAATCAAAAGAGGACTGCTTTCACTTTATTGGAGTGTGCCCAATTTATGCAGTACAAAGACAACAATATTTAGGAGCTAAATATTTAACGGTGCAAGAAACAGTTAATTTGCTAAATGGCCCGAACtggaaaaatctttatttattcttaaaaagtgCATATAATTATAGAATGTTATTGATAActgaatttgattaaaacaaaattgtaatgtaaacttcttaaaccaaaaaaaaaaaaaaaaaagaaattaaattgttaaaatattattgccAACTGAGCTGACGGCAATGCCATAgcttataaattcatttttgtaataatcatgttattactttataaaatcaataaatgaattacttacttacttacatttATTagcgtttttttcttcttacgtAATTTATAGCACGGTCTCCTTTTTCGCATGATATTTTTTCAGTAATTTAGATGATACAAACCGAGTTTAATTCAATTCCAATGTCTTCAGCAATTCCTGTTTAAAATCATGGGCCACACAGGAATCGCagctaaaacaataatttaatgaCCACTTCAGGAACTATCaccgttttggaaaaagaaaagtGTAATACTCCAATCAGAAGCATGCATCCAAAAACAAAGTTACGAGAGAGTTTCTTCAGAAACTCCAATACTCGACAAATTATTGTATTCTCATACATTGCTGTAGATGTTGGCTGCAAAGTTGTCAATTCTGGCATAATTATTATGGTCCGAACAAGAATTACCATAATATTATGGATGCTAATAGCCAGAAGAAGTGCTAGAACAATATGAAGTTTTTGTGAGTGGTTATCTTTGGTAAGGAAGAGAACCATCTGGATAGTGTCCAAAAGACAGTTGATTAGAAtgaaaatgtaatatttattttggtcTATGAGCGGAGGAGTAACATCAAACGTTGTATAGTCGGTTTGTTGATTCTAAGTTGCATTCTGGTAACATTATATACCTAACCTTCGTCAAGTGCAGTCGCATTTTCTTTTCGCTCCTCAGTTGCCCTTTGCCACCTTTTTACCGACCCCAATTAAtcaattacaaatcaaaaaaaaaaatatttatatcaatatACTCGCAGCGCGTGTGATAATTCTTACCCGACCTACTTTACTGTCCATCGCCGATTCCCAttacaccagcatttttttcttcttgtgtactaacaagcatagaaaaaattaaaagcaactaaacaataactttaacaaaaaaacatattatttattttttgattaattatgtcgtgcgccaataaaatgtgtgtcatCGTTGACTCAAACGCGGAACTATTAAAGTGCAGTGGCCTTTGTGGGAAATACTTACACCCCTCTTGTGCTGGCTTGGCCAGAAAGGCGAGTGTTTACCTAAAAGACTATCTACGcaattttgcgttttattgcgatgaatgcaataaaatatctgtgtcggatattatgattgcaattcaatgtttaaaagaatCCCTATCTAACGAACATTCGGTTTGCCAAGATCAAATTTCTAATCTCTCCAAGAAATTTGATCATGTTTGTAACAGTGTTGAGGACTCAAACATCCAATGTCAACAATCGTCTACGCAGTGCCTTTCCACGATAcgttctttggaaaaacaatattgtgacgtcataggtgggttgaattctcttcgtgtagacattgacgataagttaaaggtgctaacttggtcggcaaacgatctaaaaaaaaacttgtctgacCAGTTAAACCTACTAAAATCTGATATTGATTGCTGTTTGCAAAGTTCGTCATCACGGCTCTCCCCCTCCTCCAATCAAATGAGTGAAGTTACAAACCTCAGACTCGTTAACGAATTcgaaaacattaattgtatgcTTACTCGGGTTTCAACGGCACTCATATCTATTGCTTacgatataagcaatcaagaacagaaatatacgagtgtgtaccgcgagcttgaaagccttaatgttaaaactcaaaaaattgaatcgcttcTCTACGACATCATTAAACAACCCGGCATACCGTCATGTGATATCGCGAACGTATCCATTCGTGATGAAATTCTTGCGGCAAACCCGGCTGCTGACTCTCTGCAACAAACCACCTCAGCGAATACTATTGCAGAGGacgaaataattaacaaatgtgGCCATTCCTGGAAGTTATCGGACTGGAATTTGAGACTAAGCAGGCTTGAATCTGCAAATAATACATGGTTCGTGCTTAATAATTGTCCCGGATATGCTGATGCTACATGGGTTCGCTCCTATTTCAAAAGAGAATACTGTGTCAATATCTGCGAATGTCTTCAATTGTCTGGAAGAAGATTCAAGTTCCTGATTCCCTCCAAATATAACTGgatgtttcatcaccaaaaaGGATACTTACAAATTGGACAAATGCGGCTTTCCAGTATAAGTAGCAATAATAATCtaattaagtctaacaaatccaaacctaattccaaacctattcccaaacctaatcccaaacctaatcccaaacctaatcccaaacctaatcccaaacctaatcttaAACCTAGTCCTAAACCTAATCCCCAACCTAATCACCAACCTAATATCAAAccttatcccaaaaaaaatattgaaactaactggacccttaaaacacaaatctttccaaacttttctctctccaaccaactttcgtcccttaaacgaaaaacttctcccacatctgtaaagcctccacccaaacgagtttcttttaaaacctctcatccgggtcttggtttttgctctccgatggttgatgctcctgctaaaatacccgcttatacaaatttcattcattctcacaccattaaccctacttcttcttcatcagtttcccaagaacctcaaggattccttaacccaatgatccctccaaatgttaaattaactaaacatttatctgaggccaatattaatgatcggtatgttatgtcccgtcttagagaccacaaaatctacaataatgttcgtctttacctagctttcctgcacgacaaaccagattctgtttgctttgaaggtaaaacaaatacaaacattaaggttttaatctcccaagaaggcctccctaccaaacgtgatgcacttatggaaattttcttaaaatttcatgatggccttgaaatttctcctcaaaaagtgagagaagaccttacctcttttgcgtcttttatctcttcaaaacgactatctcatatccaaaaatcccgtgcagatatgaagaaatactatcgctcctaacctaaagaccactaaacctaaatgtcttagcctttactatcaaaatgtaagagggttaaggtctaaaacttctgccgtctttaacaactcccaaaaccttccttatgacatctttgcccttaccgaaaccaacctcacacctgatatccttagtactgaactcttcactaacgacttttccatctatcgaatggatgtcgtggaatgtgcgagtaatacacacggtcgtggtgtgcttttagctatcgctaataattttgaaagttcattactcagtattcccacttcaatcgaatttgaaggtgtatcagctaaggttacactccctaagttttgtctttttgtcctttgttgttacattcggccagcccaacaaattaaagcataccaagccgctgttaatgccattgattatctgcttgaactagtgcaacctaatgatttaatcatcgttctaggtgactttaatcttccccatctcaattggtccacctcagatgatcagacatccttctttccaactaacatctcttctgaatctgaatcgctgttcattgatcgtctgtctgattgtggtctttttcaactaaatggagtaggaaactttatggggagacacctcgatctcatattctcatctgattgcgataactgtgttgtctccccgagccctcatcttctctcaaccttggatcgctatcatccaccccttaatctctccttccccattgaatttgaagacaacttttttgaaatggaaaattactgttatgattttcgtagggctgatttctccaaacttaacaatcttcttagctcagccgattttgaattaagatccctccaattaacagttgagtcccttacaaattggttttatttgattctttcgtactgtattgaagaattagtaccgttctctcgtagaaaagatttcacctctgctcccccttggtacaacagagagctccgtagcctaagaaatacccgtaacaagctttggaagatctttttacagtccaaatctgatactgatcacaacaactatcttctcgcctataattctttctctgaattaagggaatccctttataaccaatatcttaaccaaatggaaaataaccttctttctgatgcaaggaaatttttcaagtttataaatgtcaaacgaaaatctgatgggtttccaccttcaatgagtttctcgaacataatctcctctgatccaacaaccatatcaaatctatttgctaattactttagcaaatcgtatactgaacatctgcatgatcctgatccacactactttagttatttagatggttgcactcaaacctccctttcatcgtttacaataactgaagaaat
This window of the Eupeodes corollae chromosome 3, idEupCoro1.1, whole genome shotgun sequence genome carries:
- the LOC129950390 gene encoding uncharacterized protein LOC129950390 — translated: MVIGDLNARIGNMQTATTVLQETNLSNIYNNRTSKDTVYNQNGTKLLDILQNYDLCILNGCTEGDREGHYTFIGGQGKSVIDYCAVNNDWVDLITKFEVQTKTYSDHLPIVIEWTNNAIRNEKTLNLLPRMNWKIQKINIYHEAIDNFFSNTVLNTESVEEYSSQVISCIRSSSSIKMTTGEKFYKQKWFDSECSKFRKKSFALLHAWRETDSEVLKKWYAEANTSYKNMCRVKKINWENNKAIQLANIKNSKEFWKATKEINGSKFKIGTGVSAAHLSLYFQTLLRDQRNITFLTAEPLIVDDILDCEISLVEIENVLKKSKNGKAPGEDGALDKAENYRGISFMNTIGKLFCGILVARLEKWIDENNTMTELQAGFRKNYSTIDHIFSLTAIVKGFQARNKKVYALFVDFKAAFDLIHRNALLYKLSQIGLSTKFIQIIKEMYCGTNAAVWDGNNISDWFETDSGVKQGCPLSALLFALFINDVVTELPGGIRIAGTIVNVLLYADDLVILSENPQNLQLMINRLVSFCEKWGLIINTDKSKVMVFSRNNRGNPTQNYNWFLGTNRLDVVREYTYLGVMLNTTLDFKTHFEEKTKTCQKLINSTWNNVLFNEHVSLSTKYKIFDSVVKSTLCYAAEVWGTDEFEEMEKLQRSFIKKLFNLPIKTPNYAIYLETGLPKIFTSTLKTQADYILKVLDFPESRLVWKMLQYEIRNKDWWMEKWRNLGEVYGENTNIIPGDRITIKDRLYRTIQKFEDNQRALLVAEAQQSDSRFLYSKLNYNLEADNYFCDSHSYQQISLIFKTRCEVLGLNGAPYNGSFDRFCTLCNLKSKEDCFHFIGVCPIYAVQRQQYLGAKYLTVQETVNLLNGPNWKNLYLFLKSAYNYRMLLITEFD